The following nucleotide sequence is from Syntrophorhabdaceae bacterium.
AAACCGAAACAATAGGAACCAACAATATCAGGAGTAAAGCATGCCGAGAAAAGGACATGTATCAAAAAGAGAAAAAACACCTGACCCGAAGTACAACGACCTTCTGGTACAGAGACTGATCAACTGCGTGATGCTGGATGGCAAGAAGAGTACCGCCACCCGTATCGTCTATGGGGCCTTCGACTACATTGAAAGTAAACTCAAGGATGAGCCCCTTAAGATATTCCATAAGGCTATGGATAATATCAAGCCTGAGATAGAAGTGAAGGCGCGCCGGGTCGGTGGAGCCACATACCAGGTGCCGGTTGAGGTGAGACTGAACAGAAAGCTGTCTCTCGGGGTCCGCTGGCTTATTCGGTATGCCCGAGAGAGGGCCGAAAAAACCATGTTGGAAAAGCTTGCTTCTGAGATCATTGATGCTTTTAATAACAAAGGGAATGCAGTAAAGAAAAGGGAGGATACGCACAAAATGGCCGAAGCCAACAAGGCTTTTGCCCATTACAGGTGGTAGTAGTTGCTCATGGACAATTTGAATAGTTTGGTAAGAAATGTGGGGATCATGGCGCACATTGATGCAGGTAAGACCACTGCAACAGAGCGGATCCTCTTTTACACCGGCGTCAATAACCGCATCGGCGAGGTTGATGACGGTGCCGCAACAATGGACTGGATGGAAGAAGAGCAGGAACGAGGCATCACCATCACCGCAGCCGC
It contains:
- the rpsG gene encoding 30S ribosomal protein S7: MPRKGHVSKREKTPDPKYNDLLVQRLINCVMLDGKKSTATRIVYGAFDYIESKLKDEPLKIFHKAMDNIKPEIEVKARRVGGATYQVPVEVRLNRKLSLGVRWLIRYARERAEKTMLEKLASEIIDAFNNKGNAVKKREDTHKMAEANKAFAHYRW